TGTTCCATATATTCCGAAGGATATTGCAGCTGAATATTTACCGTCCTTTCTATTCCAAAGTACTGATTCTTCAGTGGATGTACTAAAAGATATCCTTTCCATCATAAAGGCTCTTCATGTAAATGATACATATTTCCACCCTGTGAAAGAGGTAATTACAAATGGCATCCAGTCGCTCCTGAATTTACTGGAAGAAAACGCCGTCACCTTGGACAGGAAAACACTTCCCGGCTTTGTAAGGCAGTTTGTTGCGGGCATAAAAGTTCCGTTCGAGAAACCCAAAGGCAAGAAGAATATACAAATCATGGGGTTTCTGGAGACGCGGATTTTAGATTTTGACCATTTGTATATTGTGTCCTTAAACGATGACCATCTTCCGGGGACCAACAAAACCAATTCATTCATTCCCTACAATCTGCGCAAAGGATTCGGGCTGCCGACTTTCGAACAATTCGACGGCATCAACGCCTATCACTTTTACAGATTACTGAAAAGAGCCAAAAATGTCCATCTGCTGTATAATAACCAGATGGGTGACAACACCGGCGAAAAGAGCCGCTTTATCCGACAGATAGAGCACGACCTTAACACACCCGACAATCAAATCAGTGAATCTATTGTAACCCTGGAAGAAAACAATGCAGGGTTGAACCCTTTACCATCACTCCTGCAAATTAAAAAAACGGCAAAGATGATGGCGTCATTGGGCGAACGCAGGTTTTCTCCTTCTTCACTCAATATCTATATCAAATGTCCTGTTCAGTTTTACCTGAAATATATTGCAGGCATAGCAGAACCGAAAGAGCTGGAAGAAGATATCGATGCTGCCGTTTTTGGTCTGCTATTGCACAAAGTATTAGAACTGACCTACCGGCCGTTTTTGAGAAAAACACTCCCGACTGCTGACCTGAAATCCTTATCGAACGCACCGGCCGTCAGACAAAAACTAACCGAGGCCGTAGATGCTCTAAGGCTGCCCAAAGAGATTACACAGGGCAGCAATAAACTGCAGCTTAAAATTATTGAACGCATTGCGCAAAAGATTATTGAAAACGACAGCACTTCCGAATCGCTTCATATTTTACATACCGAAGAAAAATTCATATGGGATAAACTTCCCTTGGAAGACGGCACCTTTGCTACCCTTCAGGGGACTTTTGACAGAATTGATCAACTGCAAGACGGTGCTGTACGCATTATCGATTATAAAACCGGGCATATCGAACTTCCCAAATTCCCGGATATGCAGAAGCAGTCAGAAGTCGATGCGTTTCTGGATACATTGTTCATTTTTGAAAAGAAAGACTACGGCATCGCTTTTCAGGGCCTGATGTATGCCCTGATGTATTACAAATTATACCACTGTAGTGAGATTTATGTAGGCTATCACCATGCCAAAAAAATGAAGGGGGGGATCTCATACCTGAATGATGCAGCTCCGATTCCTGTTGAACTGCTGTTAATCTTTGAGAAAAGGCTTTCGCAATTAATCAGTAATATCGTCTACAAAGAGGCGTACTTCACTCAATCCGACAAGAAGCTCTCCTATCAGTATTCTCCGTATGCAGATTTACTGGGATTGAATTAAAATCCTTGAAAATCAATTTGTTTATAATTTTGTTTAAATATTTACGATTTTATTTAAACAAACCTGTTGTGTACGTGTTATAAGTGACAATAGATTCATTGTGGCAAAGAAAGTTATCATTATAGGATCCGGCTTGGGGAGTTTAGCAACTGCACTTCGCTTAACTACTCATGGGTATGAGGTAGAAATTATAGAAAAGTACCATCAGGCGGGTGGCAGGTTAAATCAGCTGAAAAAAGATGGATTCACCTTTGATATTGGCCCCTCCTTTTTCAGTATGAGCTATGAGTTCACTGAATTGTTCAACTACTGCAAGATTCCGAATCCGTTGCAGATGAATGAACTCAATCCGGTTTATTCCGTTTACTTTGCCGGCAGGGAAAAGCCTTATTCCATTTACAAGGAACTGGACCGTTTAGCCCATGAATTCAGGGAAACAGAACCCGACTTTGAGGCAAGGGCAAAAAAATACCTGCAAAAAGCCGGAGAGCTTTTTCACGATACGGAACATGTTATCGTCAAACGCAATTACGACAACCTGGTACAGTATGCATTGGCATTGATGACAGTACCGATGAAACACTCTCCGTTGCTGCTGCGTTCCATGTGGTCTGAACTGGAACGCAATTTTGATTCGGAACACGTGAAAGTCATCTTTTCCCTGGTTGCTTTCTTTTTAGGCTCTACGCCGTTTGATACACCGGCCGTATACAGTCTGCTGAACTACACCGAACTGCAACACGACGGCTACTGGAATATCAAAGGCGGCATGTATAAGATTGTGGAAGAAATCCAAAAGATTCTGGAAAGCCGGGGTGTACGATTCCATTTCAACACGGAAATCACCGAAGTAAAAGAACAAAACGGAAACATAAGCTCCTTTATCGACTCTGCCGGAAAAGAATGGAAGGCGGACCTGTTTGTTTGTAATGCCGATGCGGCCGCCTTCAGGGGAAAGGTGCTGAAGCGAAAAAAATTCTCTGAAGAAAAATTAGACAAGAAACACTGGACCCTGGCACCGTTCACCATTTACCTGGGTGTTAAAGGAAAACTGGATAATCTGCACCATCATAACTATTTTTTAGGCAGCAATTTCAAGCAATACGCCGATAGCATCTTCAAGCTTTCCGTAAATCCGGAGAAACCGTATTATTATGTAAATGCTTCCTCGAAGTCGAATCCGGACTGCGCACCGGAAGGTTGCGAGAATTTATTTATCCTTTGTCCCGTTCCCGACAGACGCTACAAAAACGACTGGAGTGACAGAGAACAATTGGCAGACACCATTTTGAAAGACATGAGCGAGCGAATAGGGTTTGATCTGATAGGCAACAGGATAACACAAACGATCTATGCACCGGATGACTGGGAGAGTATGTT
This Sphingobacteriales bacterium DNA region includes the following protein-coding sequences:
- the crtI gene encoding phytoene desaturase — translated: MAKKVIIIGSGLGSLATALRLTTHGYEVEIIEKYHQAGGRLNQLKKDGFTFDIGPSFFSMSYEFTELFNYCKIPNPLQMNELNPVYSVYFAGREKPYSIYKELDRLAHEFRETEPDFEARAKKYLQKAGELFHDTEHVIVKRNYDNLVQYALALMTVPMKHSPLLLRSMWSELERNFDSEHVKVIFSLVAFFLGSTPFDTPAVYSLLNYTELQHDGYWNIKGGMYKIVEEIQKILESRGVRFHFNTEITEVKEQNGNISSFIDSAGKEWKADLFVCNADAAAFRGKVLKRKKFSEEKLDKKHWTLAPFTIYLGVKGKLDNLHHHNYFLGSNFKQYADSIFKLSVNPEKPYYYVNASSKSNPDCAPEGCENLFILCPVPDRRYKNDWSDREQLADTILKDMSERIGFDLIGNRITQTIYAPDDWESMFNLYKGSGLGLAHGLNQVAAMRPKNKDEEFNNLYYVGASTVPGTGLPIVVIGSKLVTERILKDEQH
- a CDS encoding PD-(D/E)XK nuclease family protein produces the protein MDAFLQIIAESVTKEKLPYLYRSCYIFPTKRAALYFTDFLVQKFPEENFILPKTLTIQEFISEHSSYIIKDDWHLILALYQVQNELTQIQQPLEKFLPWGKLILKDFDECDKYLIDAEALFSLLKAQKSIEDAFSISEEMRKYIEQFILTTTSKENAKSTIYQQEFIKTWNLLGEIYVAFKQKLNSSNFAYEGMAYREVYEGLRSGSLTLPYQKLIVCGFNALSVCEQEIFKLIEQHYDSEFWWDANLHFMQNNLHEAGNFLRHYQEIFSGRQHHWMMDNLLEQGKHIEIAGISSDVGQAQYVAQLLFNDRSENTSTAIVLCDEKLLTPMLQMVDIDEVNITMGYPVVQSELYVYMNALLGFFCNARMQEKQTDYYHKDISHLIRHPYIKSDIREREKLASILPFFVPYIPKDIAAEYLPSFLFQSTDSSVDVLKDILSIIKALHVNDTYFHPVKEVITNGIQSLLNLLEENAVTLDRKTLPGFVRQFVAGIKVPFEKPKGKKNIQIMGFLETRILDFDHLYIVSLNDDHLPGTNKTNSFIPYNLRKGFGLPTFEQFDGINAYHFYRLLKRAKNVHLLYNNQMGDNTGEKSRFIRQIEHDLNTPDNQISESIVTLEENNAGLNPLPSLLQIKKTAKMMASLGERRFSPSSLNIYIKCPVQFYLKYIAGIAEPKELEEDIDAAVFGLLLHKVLELTYRPFLRKTLPTADLKSLSNAPAVRQKLTEAVDALRLPKEITQGSNKLQLKIIERIAQKIIENDSTSESLHILHTEEKFIWDKLPLEDGTFATLQGTFDRIDQLQDGAVRIIDYKTGHIELPKFPDMQKQSEVDAFLDTLFIFEKKDYGIAFQGLMYALMYYKLYHCSEIYVGYHHAKKMKGGISYLNDAAPIPVELLLIFEKRLSQLISNIVYKEAYFTQSDKKLSYQYSPYADLLGLN